TGATGGAGCGCGACGGCGGGTTGTCCAAGGCCGAGCGCGAGATGATCGTGGTCGCCACCTCGGCCGCCAATCAGTGCCAATATTGCGTCATCGCCCATGGCGCCATCCTGCGCATCCGGGCCAAGAACCCGCTGTTGGCCGATCAGGTGGCGGTTAATTACCGCAAGGCCGACATCACGCCCCGGCAAAAGGCCATGCTGGATTACGCCATGAAGGTGTCGCAAGCCGCCTGGGGAATCAGCGAGGCCGATCATGAGGTTTTGCGCGGCCATGGTTTCAGCGATGACGATATCTGGGATATCGGCTCGATTTCCGCCTTTTTCGGCCTGTCCAACCGGTTGGTCAATATGGGGTCCATCCGCACCAACGATGAATTCTATCTGATGGGGCGGCTGCCCAAGGGCTAATCGGCCAGATCGACCACCACGGCGCAATGATCGCTGATCGCCGGCTGGCCGTCCTGGGTCAGCCGGTCCAGGTCGACGCGCCAGGTTTTGGGCGGACGTCCGCGACCCGCCCACAACAGATGGTCGATGCACGGGCCATCGGGCTGGCCGGTCAGGGTCGATTGCGGCGGTTGCCCCAATTCGCTGCGGCAATCGCGCCAGCCGGTGGCGTTCAAGGCAAAGCTTTCGATGGGGGCATTGAAATCGCCGCCGATCAGGGCGGTACCGGGACGCTTGGTCACCTGCTGGGCGGCGGCCAATTGCCGTTGCCGCAGATCATTTTGCGCCAGATGGGTCAGATGCAGGTTGGTCACCGTCAACGGCCCGGCAGGGGCGTCGATTTCCACCACCAGGGCGGCGCGTTCGCCGTCGTCGGCATGGTCGGGCAGGGGGATGGACAAGGTCGAGCGGATGGGAAAGCGCGACAGCACCGCCAGTCCCGACCGGCTGTCGGCGCGGATGCCTTCGATGTTACGCGGCTTTTCCCGTAAGGCCAGATTGGCCACATGGCAGCCCAGGCGGGCAGCGATGGTGTTGCCGGTGTGCAGACCCAGGGCCGGAGCGTCGAGGACTTCCTGCAACAGCACCACGTCGGGGCGCAACTCGACCAGGGCTTCGGTCATGGCGGCCAGACGGGCGCCATAGGCGCCGTCGCCTTTCCAGGTGTTCAGACTGATGACGCGCATGATCCCTCCAGGGTGAAGCGCTGCAACAAGGTGAAGACACTGCCGTCGTGCTGGCGCATCAGACAGATCGAGGCGATGCGCAAGGGTTCCGCCTCGGCCTCGGCCACCAGCGGGCGCAACAGCGCCTCGGCCATGGGCGCCTCGGCCTCGTCCAGTCGGCGGGTCAGGGTCATGTGGAAGCGGTATTCATCGAAGACGTAGGGATAGCCCCAATGCTCCAGCAAATCCCGCTGGCGCGGCGACAGGGGCGCGGCCAGCCGCTTGGCCAGTTCACCCGCGTTCAAGGCGGCGCGGAAGGAATCGAGACGGCGCACCGCCTCGGCCGCCAGGGCCTGAATGGCGGCGGAATCCTGGCCGGGTCGCAGGGCGTAAAAGCCATGCAGGCGGGCCAGGACGGGCGGGGCTTCGTCAATGGCGGCGGATTGGCTGGCCAGGGTCGCGCATGCGGCCCGCAACTGCTCTTCCGTCTGGCCCGGGGCCAGACGGAACGGCGCCTTCAAGGTGGCGTGAAAGCCGTAAACCCGCGCCTCTGCGGTCAGATCGGCGGGCAGGGTGCTCAGCCAGTCTTCACCCAGGCGGGCCAGGGCGGTGCCGTCCTCGGGGATGACGTAAAGGGCATAGCGTGTGGTCATGGCGCTTCGGTCTTTCGCGTCGGCGGGCGGCGTTCTCTTACTTGGCCTTGTGCGGATCGGGCAGTGAACGTTGTGTGACAGCTATCCGGATGACTAGACCTATGCGGGATTGGTCCAAAGATCAGGTGCCCGGCTCGAACACCAGTTGCACACGGTCCGAGGCCCAACGCGCCACGGTGTATTCCACCGGCCTGCCGGTGGCGTCGATGTTGATGCCTTCGCTCATCAGGATCGGTTTGTTGGGCGGCTGTTGCAGCAGATGCGAATCGCCCGCCCGCGCCGTGCGCGCCGTCACCCGGGTGGTGCGGCGGATGGGGTCGGCGATGCCGTAATGGGCCAGGGCCTGGGTGAACGAGCCCGATTGCTGATAGATGGCGGCGATATCGGGAAAACGGCCCTTGGGGAAGTAATGGGCCGAGACCGACATGGGGCGGCCATCGGCCTCGGCCAGACGTTCGATCATCACCACGGCGCTGCCCTTGCGGATTTCCAGCGCCTTGGCCACCGCCCCTTCCGCCGGCACTTCCACCACCCGAACCACCCGGCCCGAGGCCTCGCGCTTGTTGGCGGCGATGTTTTCCGAGAACCGGGTGCGGCGGCGCACCTGATATTCGATGACGCTTTCCTGCACGAAGGTGCCGCGCCCCTGTTCGATGCGCACCAACCCCTTTTCCCCCAGGGCGGCGATGGCCCGGCGCACGGTGTGGCGGTTGACGTCGAACTGGCCGGCCAATTCGTGCTCGGTCGGCAGTTTGTGGCCGGGCGCCACCTTGCCGGCGATGATGTCGCGTTCCAGGGTTTCGGCGATTTGCCGCCAAAGCGCGGTGCCGGCACCGCGGGACAGGTCGGTCGTCGTCATGGAAGTTTCACCTTGTTGCGCTTGAAAGATCTGGGCCGATAAGGGCATTGTGGCGTCAGAACATATAGATGTCTAGACCTTTTTCGGATTTGTCCATGCTCTCGCAAACCAAAGATACAGATGCCCGCCGCCAATGGATGGGGGTGTTGGCCAAGTCGGATGAAAGCCGCCTCGCCCATTTTTGGGCCGACCTGCAAAGCCTGCCCGCCTGGGACTACCTGCGCCGCCCGGAAGTGGGGCTGGTGATGGTGCGTGGGCGCATGGGTGGCGATGGCGGTCCGTTCAATCTGGGCGAAATGACCGTGACCCGCTGCTCGGTGCGGCTACAAAACGGTGTGGTCGGTCATGCCTGGGTGGCCGGGCGCTCGGCCCGCCATGCCGAGATGGCGGCCATCGCCGACGCCCTGATGCAGGACGAGGACTGGCGGGCAACGGTCGATGAAAAGCTGTTGGCGCCGTTGCAGGCGCGGCTCGATCACGACCGCGCCACGGATGCGCGCAAGGCCGCCGCCACCCGTGTCGATTTCTTCACCATGGTCCGCGGAGAGGATTGAACCCGTGAACGCACTTGCCCCCCAGACCGGCCTGTTGCCGGGTTTCACCGATCCGGTCGCCGATTCGCAAAAGATGTTCCGCGCCGTGCTGGAAGCCATGTCGCGTCCCGGCACCATCGTCACCGCACCGGTATTGCCGGTGGCGCCGCAGCCGGTCAATCCGGTGGCCGCTGCCCTGGTCCTGGCCCTGGCCGATTACGAGACGCCGCTGTGGCTTGACCCCGCCGCCCGCCAGCCGGGCTTGGTCGAGTATGTGCGTTTCCATTGCGGCTGCCCGCTGGTCGAGGCGCCCGCTCAGGCGGCCTTCGCCCTGGTCACCGACGCCAAATCCATGCCGCCGCTGTCCGCTTTTCATCTGGGCAGCGACGAATATCCCGACCGCTCGACCACGGTGATCGTCCAGGTACCGCATCTGGATGGCGGCGAGTCGTGGCGGCTGAAAGGGCCGGGCATCCGCGATCAGGCCATTCTGGCCGCCGGTCAATTGCCGTCGGCGTTCAAGGCCTGGGTCCAGGACAACCATGCGCTGTTCCCGCGCGGTGTCGATCTGTTGTTCGCCGCCCCCGGCCAGTTGGCCGCGCTGCCGCGTTCGACCCTGTTGGAGGGTTAGGCCATGTATGTGGCGGTGAAAGGTGGCGAAAAGGCCATCGACAATGCCCATGCGCTGCTGGCCGAGGATCGGCGCGGCGATGAAGCCATCCCCGAGCTGACGCTGGCCCAGATCGAGCAGCAATTGGGCTTGGCGGTGGACCGGGTGATGACCGAGGGCTCGGTCTACGACCGTGACTTGGCCGCCCTGGCCTTGAAGCAGGCCCAGGGCGATGCGGTCGAGGCCATCTTCCTGCTGCGCGCCTATCGCACCACCTTGCCGCGCTTCGGCGCCAGCCTGCCGGTGGAGACCGGGGCAATGGCGATCCGCCGGCGCATCTCCGCCGCCTTCAAGGATCTGCCCGGCGGTCAGGTGCTGGGGCCGACCTATGATTACACCCATCGTCTGCTCGATTTCGCCCTGGCCGCCGAAGGGGCGCCGCGCCCAGCGGTGGAAAGCGCCGAAACCGGGCTTGAGCCCGCGCCCCGGGTCACCGATGTGCTGCATCAGCAAGGCTTGATCGAGCCGTCGGGGGCCGGCGCTGCCACCCCCGGCGACCTGACCCGCCAACCCTTGAACTTTCCCGCCGGGCGCGATCTACGTTTGCAGAATCTGGCGCGCGGCGACGAGGGCTTCATCCTGGCCCTGGCCTATTCCAGCCAGCGCGGCTACGGCAACACCCATCCCTTCGTCGGCGAAATCCGCATGGGTGAGGTGGCGGTGGAACTGGTGCCGGAAGAGCTGGGCTTCGCCATCGACATCGGCACCATCACCGTGACCGAGTGCCAGATGATCAACCAGTTCAAGGGCTCGAAGGATATCCCGCCGCAATTCACCCGCGGCTACGGCCTGACCTTCGGCCAAGGCGAGCGCAAGGCCATGGCCATGGCCCTGGTCGACCGGTCCTTGCGGGCGGAAGACTTGGGCGAGCAGGCGACCAATCCGGCCCAGGACCAGGA
This is a stretch of genomic DNA from Magnetospirillum gryphiswaldense MSR-1 v2. It encodes these proteins:
- the phnF gene encoding phosphonate metabolism transcriptional regulator PhnF, coding for MTTTDLSRGAGTALWRQIAETLERDIIAGKVAPGHKLPTEHELAGQFDVNRHTVRRAIAALGEKGLVRIEQGRGTFVQESVIEYQVRRRTRFSENIAANKREASGRVVRVVEVPAEGAVAKALEIRKGSAVVMIERLAEADGRPMSVSAHYFPKGRFPDIAAIYQQSGSFTQALAHYGIADPIRRTTRVTARTARAGDSHLLQQPPNKPILMSEGINIDATGRPVEYTVARWASDRVQLVFEPGT
- a CDS encoding DUF1045 domain-containing protein, translating into MTTRYALYVIPEDGTALARLGEDWLSTLPADLTAEARVYGFHATLKAPFRLAPGQTEEQLRAACATLASQSAAIDEAPPVLARLHGFYALRPGQDSAAIQALAAEAVRRLDSFRAALNAGELAKRLAAPLSPRQRDLLEHWGYPYVFDEYRFHMTLTRRLDEAEAPMAEALLRPLVAEAEAEPLRIASICLMRQHDGSVFTLLQRFTLEGSCASSV
- the phnH gene encoding phosphonate C-P lyase system protein PhnH codes for the protein MNALAPQTGLLPGFTDPVADSQKMFRAVLEAMSRPGTIVTAPVLPVAPQPVNPVAAALVLALADYETPLWLDPAARQPGLVEYVRFHCGCPLVEAPAQAAFALVTDAKSMPPLSAFHLGSDEYPDRSTTVIVQVPHLDGGESWRLKGPGIRDQAILAAGQLPSAFKAWVQDNHALFPRGVDLLFAAPGQLAALPRSTLLEG
- a CDS encoding peroxidase-related enzyme (This protein belongs to a clade of uncharacterized proteins related to peroxidases such as the alkylhydroperoxidase AhpD.), which gives rise to MTDSKPISRFAVPKLADLPADIRSTIEAVQEKAGFVPNIFLALAHRPDEFRAFFAYHDALMERDGGLSKAEREMIVVATSAANQCQYCVIAHGAILRIRAKNPLLADQVAVNYRKADITPRQKAMLDYAMKVSQAAWGISEADHEVLRGHGFSDDDIWDIGSISAFFGLSNRLVNMGSIRTNDEFYLMGRLPKG
- a CDS encoding carbon-phosphorus lyase complex subunit PhnI yields the protein MYVAVKGGEKAIDNAHALLAEDRRGDEAIPELTLAQIEQQLGLAVDRVMTEGSVYDRDLAALALKQAQGDAVEAIFLLRAYRTTLPRFGASLPVETGAMAIRRRISAAFKDLPGGQVLGPTYDYTHRLLDFALAAEGAPRPAVESAETGLEPAPRVTDVLHQQGLIEPSGAGAATPGDLTRQPLNFPAGRDLRLQNLARGDEGFILALAYSSQRGYGNTHPFVGEIRMGEVAVELVPEELGFAIDIGTITVTECQMINQFKGSKDIPPQFTRGYGLTFGQGERKAMAMALVDRSLRAEDLGEQATNPAQDQEFVLYHSDNVEASGFVQHLKLPHYVDFQSELEMIRRLRRENAEAAHEYRL
- the phnG gene encoding phosphonate C-P lyase system protein PhnG; its protein translation is MLSQTKDTDARRQWMGVLAKSDESRLAHFWADLQSLPAWDYLRRPEVGLVMVRGRMGGDGGPFNLGEMTVTRCSVRLQNGVVGHAWVAGRSARHAEMAAIADALMQDEDWRATVDEKLLAPLQARLDHDRATDARKAAATRVDFFTMVRGED
- a CDS encoding endonuclease/exonuclease/phosphatase family protein; translated protein: MRVISLNTWKGDGAYGARLAAMTEALVELRPDVVLLQEVLDAPALGLHTGNTIAARLGCHVANLALREKPRNIEGIRADSRSGLAVLSRFPIRSTLSIPLPDHADDGERAALVVEIDAPAGPLTVTNLHLTHLAQNDLRQRQLAAAQQVTKRPGTALIGGDFNAPIESFALNATGWRDCRSELGQPPQSTLTGQPDGPCIDHLLWAGRGRPPKTWRVDLDRLTQDGQPAISDHCAVVVDLAD